Within the Drosophila melanogaster chromosome 3R genome, the region ACTCCAATGGAAACTCAAACTACTACATTGCTGGTGTGGTCTCCTACGGACCCACGCCCTGTGGCCTAAAAGGATGGCCCGGCGTGTACACAAGGGTTGAAGCGTATCTGAACTGGATAGAAAACAACGTTAGGGCTTAATCTTAAATGACGAAAATTAACATTCTTAGGGATTGATCGTAAATCGTGCAGATTACCATTGTAAAATGGGACATGCCACAGTAAATATCGATTTTTAATGAAAGGTAGATTTTACAATAAATTAAGTTATCTCGTGTAGATTCAACGGTAAAACGCGCAGAGTTCAACACTTCTTGATCTGGTGTACTGTACACTTATAATATAAAAACTCAATTCAAGTTTCTGGAGATTATTTTGGTTTCTACAATCAAATGACGGCGTGGGGGTTGCCGTTTATGATTTTGATAAGGTCTGCCAGTCAAAATCACTTGCCTTTAATTTCAAATCTAAATAAAATACCCATAGCAGTTGTTTTAAGATCGCAGCGAGGCCAGGCGGCTTTGCATCTCTTGCAGTTCCTCACCCTCCTCATCGTCCTGCTCAGCCTCGACGCGCGCAGCAGACGCAGACGCCTTGTCCGCCGGTGTAGCCTCTGGAGGCAGGGGAGCTTCCCCGAGCTTGCCATCTGTGATCTCCCACAAAACCTTGTCCACCTCCTTGCttgcctcctcctccagctcctcggACTCCTCCAGCGAGTCCATGGTCTCGTCTAGCATCTCCTCAATAATGCCGGCCTTCATCATTTCCTTTGACATGTCGCGCATGATGCCTGCAAGCTCTGGATAGCGCACCAGGCTCTGCATAGCTTGCAAGACCTCTG harbors:
- the Vps24 gene encoding vacuolar protein sorting 24, isoform B, whose protein sequence is MGLFGRTPSKDPKEQVQEWTHKIRKEGNQLDRQIRSIQREEEKVKRSLKQAAQKNDRDTCVILAKEIVNARKAINRIYTSKAHLNSIQMQMKNQLSTLRVAGSLQKSTEVLQAMQSLVRYPELAGIMRDMSKEMMKAGIIEEMLDETMDSLEESEELEEEASKEVDKVLWEITDGKLGEAPLPPEATPADKASASAARVEAEQDDEEGEELQEMQSRLASLRS